The proteins below are encoded in one region of Polypterus senegalus isolate Bchr_013 chromosome 2, ASM1683550v1, whole genome shotgun sequence:
- the prdx4 gene encoding peroxiredoxin-4, with the protein MEGGHRNLRSLTPELLLLLFVPCLLVSAHETANAKKEQECYNYAGGHVYPGEAFRVPVSDHSLHLSKAKISKPAPNWEGTAVINGEFKELKLSDYKGKYLVFFFYPLDFTFVCPTEIIAFSDRVHEFHAINAEVVACSVDSQFTHLAWINTPRKQGGLGTLKIPLLSDLTHQISKDYGVYLEDQGHTLRGLFIIDNKGVLRQITMNDLPVGRSVDETLRLVQAFQYTDKHGEVCPAGWKPGSDTIIPDPSGKLKYFDKLN; encoded by the exons ATGGAGGGTGGACATAGAAATCTGCGGTCGCTGACCCCCGAACTCCTCTTGCTGCTGTTCGTGCCATGCTTGCTGGTTAGTGCACACGAGACGGCGAACGCTAAGAAAGAGCAGGAATGCTACAATTACGCTGGAGGACATGTGTATCCGGGGGAAGCCTTCAGAGTCCCCGTGTCGGACCACTCGCTGCACCTGAGTAAAGCAAAAA TTTCAAAACCTGCTCCGAATTGGGAAGGAACAGCTGTTATTAATGGAGAATTTAAAGAGCTGAAACTTTCAGACTACAAAGGAAAAtaccttgttttctttttctatcctcTTGACTT taCTTTTGTCTGCCCCACAGAGATCATCGCCTTTAGTGACAGAGTCCATGAGTTCCATGCCATTAATGCGGAGGTGGTGGCTTGCTCAGTAGATTCCCAGTTCACACACTTAGCTTG GATAAATACACCTCGGAAGCAAGGCGGGCTTGGAACTCTAAAGATCCCACTTCTTTCAGATCTCACACACCAGATTTCAAAAGATTATGGGGTATACTTGGAGGATCAAGGTCATACTCTCAG GGGCTTGTTTATTATAGACAACAAGGGAGTTCTAAGGCAGATCACAATGAATGACCTCCCAGTAGGGCGTTCTGTAGACGAAACACTACGATTGGTGCAAGCATTCCAGTATACAGATAAACATGGAGAAG tatGTCCTGCTGGATGGAAACCTGGAAGTGATACG ATAATACCGGATCCTTCTGGAAAACTGAAGTATTTTGATAAACTTAACTAA